DNA from Mycolicibacterium alvei:
CGGCAGCGGGATCGTCAGATCGGCCCGCCCCAGGCCCGAGTGCAGGTATGACGTGGCCCGGGTCAGGTTCTGCCAGACGCCGAACGTGTTGCCGGCGAAGGGGATACGTCGCATGGTGTCGGTGACGTTGCGGTAGAAGCCCGGAAAGAACCGGAAGCCGTGCTCCGCCGGCAGCGGGCTGCCCGACGGGGACGGCGCCGCGATCGAACGCGCCTTGCCGCCCAGTGCCTTTCGCTCGAACACCGTGACGCGATACCCGCGCTCGGCCAACTCGTGGGCGGCGGTCAGACCCGCCACCCCGGCACCGAAGATGGCCACCGTCGAACCCGGTGCGGCGCGCGCGGCCACCGGCCTGGCGAGCGCCGCGGCGGCCACCCCCGCAGTCGCCGTCCCGGCCAGAAACGACCGCCGTGTCAACTGACGCTCCCCGACCCCACCCGACATACCGACACCACCTCAGCTCGGCAACTCATGTGGGCGATAAGTTAACGGTAATTCTGCCGCGCACCGGCCCGACACGCCGAGTTGAATTCAGCCCAATTCGTGCGATCTGCTGATCACAAACCAGGCCTTATAACTCACGGTTACCTGACGATACGAGGAAATTAGACTCGAGAATGATGATTCACTTAATCCTTGCAATGGGGTCCCGAAATGTGACATGCTCCACAGGCGACCGGGGGGTCGAAACGGTGCTCAGCACAACCAGCTGACCGGCCGGCCCCGCGCATGCCACGACACGCGCGGAAGGAACTCGATGACCTACCAGCTACCAGCGTCCAAGGGCCCTGTTCGGGACGTTCTGGTGCAGGGCGGCTACGTGCTCGGCTTCTCGGTCCAGGCGTTGGTCAGCGTCGTCACCGCGGTGGTACGCCGACGCCTGGTACTCGACGAGGTCGTCAATCAGACCCTGTTCATCGGTCGGGTCTGCACCGGACCTGCCCTGCTGCTGATGATGCCGATCGGCGTGTTCATCGCGGTGTCGGTGGGTGAGCTGGCCGGACGCATCGGTGCCGGAGGCTACTCGGGCGCAGTGGTGGCGTTCATCATCGTCGGCCAGGCTGCGGCCCTGGTGTGCGCGCTGATGATGGCGGGCGTGGCCGGTTCGGCGATCTGCACCGACCTGGGATCACGCACCATCCGCGAGGAGATCGATGCATTGGAGGTCATGGGGCTCGACGTGATCGAGCGCCTCGTCGCGCCCCGGCTGGTCGCCGCCGTCATCGTGGCCCTGGCCCTGTGCTCGATCGTCACCTTCGGCGGCGTGATGGCCTGCTACGTCTACCACATCAGCGTGCAGAACCTGCCCGCCGGAACGTTCCTGGCCACGTTCAGCCAGTACGGTCAGGTGTCGGATTTCGTGATGGCACTGATCAAGTCGGCGGTGTTCGGACTCACCGCGACCCTGGTCGCCACCTTCAAGGGTCTGCACACCAAGGGCGGTGCCGGCGGGGTGGCCAACGCGGTGAACGAGGCCGTGGTGCTGGCCTTCGCGCTGGTCTTCATCCTCAACACCACCATGTCGGCGCTCTACACCGTGGTGGTTCCGGCCGTGGGCAGCTACCGATGACCGCGGTCACCAGCAGCGCTGCCCTGCAACGGATTTCACGGCCCGCGGTCGCGGGGTACAACGCACTCGCGGTGGCCGGCCAGCACGTCACGTTCTACGCCAAGGTCCTCAGGTCCCTGCCGTATGCCCTGGTGCGCTACCGCAAGCACACCCTGGGCCAGATCGGCGAGGTCACCTTCGGCACCAGCTCGCTACTGTCCGGCGGCGGAACCATCGGCATCGTGTTCGCGATGTCGCTGGCCGCGGCCATGATGCTGGGTGTCGAGACCCAGCGCGGCCTGGACCTGGTCGGGATGAACACGCTGTCGGGCATGCTGGCGGCGATCGCCAACACCCGCGAACTGGCACCGGTGGTGGTGGCAATCGCATTGGCCGCCAAGGTCGGAACGGGTTTCACCGCCCAGATCGGGGCCATGCGGATCTCCGACGAGATCGACGCGCTGGACGCGATGGCGCTGCGCTCGATCCCCTACCTGGTCGGCACCCGCGTACTGGCCTCGGTGGTCTGCGTCATCCCGATCTACATGATCGGACTGCTGGCGAGCTACCTGTCCACCCGCACCGTGGTGGTGTTCTTCAACGGCGCCTCACCGGGCACCTACGACTATTTCTTCCACCTGGCCCTCGGTCCGCGAGACCTGCTCTACTCCGGGATCAAGGCCATCGTCTTCGCGATCGTAGTGGCGCTGGTGCACTGCACCTACGGCTACTTCGCCTCGGGCGGGCCCGCCGGGGTCGGGCAGGCCGCGGGCCGCGCACTGCGCACCGCGATCCTCGCGGTCGGCATCCTCGACGTGCTGCTGACCTTCGCGCTGTGGGGCCTGGTCCCCGAGATCCCCGGGATGGGAATGTGAAGCGGCTCAAGCAAACCGGGCGCGCTGAGCCCAGCCGGGCGAGACTGGCCCTGCGCGGCCTGGCCGCCGCCACCGCAGCGATAGTGGTGGCGTCGGTGCTGGTGGCCCGGGCATCTGGACACTTGGAGCGCAGTGCCGATGTGTTCGTGGGGGTTCCGGTGTCGGCCGGGCTGATCACCGGCGGATCTCCGGTGCGCTATCACGGCGTCAACATCGGACGCATCGCCGACATCGAATCGGGCACCCGTATCTCCCGGGTCCGGCTGGCGATCGAGCCTGACACCCTGCGCCTCATCCCGTCCTCGGCGGTCGCCCGGATCGTGCCCCGGACCTTCTTCGGCGACATCTATCTGCAACTCGTCGATCCGCAAGGCAACCGGTCGGCGACCGGACTGAAGGCCGGTGACACCGTCGCGATCGACGACAGCCCCGATGCGATGGCGCTCTACGACGTGTTCACCAAGATCGTCGACCTGTTCTCGCAGATCAAACCCGAACGCATGCAGAGCGCACTCACCTCGATCAGCCAGTCGCTGCGCAACCGCGGCTCCGAGCTGGGCACCACGATCGACAACCTGAGCGCGAGTGCCGAGGTGCTCACTCCATCGCTGGTCCGGTTCCTCGACACCACACCGCAATTCCGGGATGTGATGGCCTCGCTGAACACCGCCACCCCCGACATCATCTCCACCCTGTCAGCCGCGACGTCGGTGTCCGACCGGATGGTCGACGACCAGAAGAAGTTCGCCTCGGCCATCGACGGTTTCGCCCGGTTCTCCTCGGTGCTCACCTCGTTCATGTCCGATCACCGCGAGCAGCTGATCACCGTGGTCGACTCGGCGGGCAAGATCATGGCGACCACGGCCGCCCAGCCGCTGGGACTGGTGGACACTCTGGCCGGCGCCCAGTCGTTCGGTGAGGCCGGCGCCAAGGTGTTCGCGACGGGCAAGTTCAACATCACGGCCGTGGCGACCTTCGCCGGACCGATGCCGTACTCGCTGCAGGACTGTCCGGTGTACGGGAACACCCAGGGCGCCCGCTGCGCCGAATCCGCACCGTCGGGTGAGGTGCCGGATCAGCCGGAGGACGTGTTGGCCCGCCCGGCCGCCGACCTGCCCGTCACGCCGTTCACCGCCCCGGCCCCGCACCTGCCCACGAATTCGTTCCTCCCGCCCGGGCCCGGGCTGCCGCAGTCGGCGCCGATCCCCACGGAACCGCTGCCCGCCGAGGCGGTTCCGGGTGCCGCGCCCGCGTCGGCCGTCGTCGACGCCGACCGCCAGGCCCACGCCCTGGCGGTCCTGCAGGACGAACTGGCTCCCCCGGCCGGAGCCCCCTCGACCCAGCCGAACATCGCCACGGTGCTCATGCTGGGCCCCCTGGTGCGCGGCACGGAGGTGCAGGTCTCATGAACCGCAACGGCCGGTGGCAGTCGTGGGCCAAGCTGGGCGCCTTCGGCACGGCCGGGGTGCTCAGCGCGGTGCTGGTGATCAACACCCTGTCGGTGCCGGTGCGCGGCAGCACCGTCACCTACCAGGCGCAGTTCACCAGCGTCGAGGGCCTCAATGCCGGAAACCCGGTGACCATGAACGGCATTCGGATCGGACGGGTGGATTCGATCCGGTTCGCCCCCAACGCCGACGGCACCAGCCGGGCCGACGTCGACATCGAGGTCAGCTCCGACTTCACCCTCACCAGCAATGTCACCGCGGCGGTGCGCTACGGCGACATGCTCGGCGCCCGCTATGTGGCTCTTGCCGATCCGGGCGGTGCCATCATGGATGTCTCCACCGACGAGCCGCCGGCGCGCCTGGCCGCCGGTGGCGTCATCCCCCTCGCCCAGACCTCTCCGGCGGTGGATCTGACGGCGCTGCTCAACGGGTTCAAGCCACTGTTCGACGCGCTGGCTCCCGAGCAGGTCAACACCTTGACCCGGGGATTCGTCGAGACCTTCAGCGGCCAGGCCCAGACCTTGACGACGCTGCTCACCCAGATCGCCGCCATGACTTCGTCGTTGAGCAACAACGCGGGGATTTTCACCCAGCTGATCGACAACATGTCGACGTTGATGCGCACGATGAACACCCGCCAGCCTCAGCTGGAGCAGATGCTGCACGGGCTCAACCGGCTCAGCGCCGCGGTGACCTCCGGTGACCGGCAGTTCGAGATGCTCATCGACCAGGGCAACGCCGTGCTGGCAACGCTGGCCAACACGGTCAACAACTCCAGCGCCGCCTACGGAGACACCATCACCAACCTCGATGCCATGCTGCAGGCCTGGCAGCCCAACACCGAGCAGTTCACCACGCTGCTGGCCCGGCTGCCGGAGTTCGGCGATGCGATCAACCGGACCTCCAGCTACGGCGGGTTCGTCAGCCTCTACCTGTGCAACTTCACCCTCAAGATCCGCAGCCATGAAGCCAACATCTTCGGCAGCAGACACTCCGAGGTGTGCCTGTGATGTTCCTCGTCAAGCTGATCGACCTCTTCGTCGGCGCGGTGATCTTTCTCTTCGTCAAGGATCAGCGCAAACACAATCCGTCAATTCCGTTGGCGCTAGGCATGATCGGTACGGTCACCCTGGTCGGCATCATGGTGGTCTCGGTCGGGATCCCCCGCGCGGTCTACCACGTGCGGACCGATGCCTATGTCGCCGAGCTGGCCAACGCCAGCGGCCTGTCCGGCGGTGACCCGGTGTACGTCGCCGGGGTGCCGGCCGGGCGGGTGGAAGACGTGGCCCTGGCCGTCGACCGGGTCCGCGTCGGGTTCCGGCTGGACAAGGCCCAGGCCCTCGGTAACCGCACCACGGTCACGGTGCGACTGCGGACCGTGCTGGGCAAGCGATTCCTCGACGTCATGCCGGCCGGAACCGTCAATGGAATGGACTCCAACGTGATTCCGTTGTCGCGCACGACGGTGCCCTACAGCCTCGACGAGGTGGGCCGCAAGGCCGCGAACACCGCCGAGCACCTCGACCCACAGCCGTTGACGGCCATGATGAACACGCTGGCCGAGACCATGCCGGGCGACAGCACCGAACTGGGCCAGGCGCTGGCCGGGATCAGTGCGGCCAGTTCGGCCTTCGCCGACA
Protein-coding regions in this window:
- a CDS encoding MlaE family ABC transporter permease, producing the protein MTYQLPASKGPVRDVLVQGGYVLGFSVQALVSVVTAVVRRRLVLDEVVNQTLFIGRVCTGPALLLMMPIGVFIAVSVGELAGRIGAGGYSGAVVAFIIVGQAAALVCALMMAGVAGSAICTDLGSRTIREEIDALEVMGLDVIERLVAPRLVAAVIVALALCSIVTFGGVMACYVYHISVQNLPAGTFLATFSQYGQVSDFVMALIKSAVFGLTATLVATFKGLHTKGGAGGVANAVNEAVVLAFALVFILNTTMSALYTVVVPAVGSYR
- a CDS encoding MCE family protein, with translation MFLVKLIDLFVGAVIFLFVKDQRKHNPSIPLALGMIGTVTLVGIMVVSVGIPRAVYHVRTDAYVAELANASGLSGGDPVYVAGVPAGRVEDVALAVDRVRVGFRLDKAQALGNRTTVTVRLRTVLGKRFLDVMPAGTVNGMDSNVIPLSRTTVPYSLDEVGRKAANTAEHLDPQPLTAMMNTLAETMPGDSTELGQALAGISAASSAFADNGDKIDEILRISRSMAEMLSHQTDSLADTAANAQYIVSSLAARRQALTDIVTNLTAIMRHLAAIYTEKQADFGSLIAGLTAVTGTLKANVDKIDQTLLKMPPAIRAVTNSTGNGHWADVNSPSVVMPDNLLCFLNVQRECR
- a CDS encoding MCE family protein; amino-acid sequence: MKRLKQTGRAEPSRARLALRGLAAATAAIVVASVLVARASGHLERSADVFVGVPVSAGLITGGSPVRYHGVNIGRIADIESGTRISRVRLAIEPDTLRLIPSSAVARIVPRTFFGDIYLQLVDPQGNRSATGLKAGDTVAIDDSPDAMALYDVFTKIVDLFSQIKPERMQSALTSISQSLRNRGSELGTTIDNLSASAEVLTPSLVRFLDTTPQFRDVMASLNTATPDIISTLSAATSVSDRMVDDQKKFASAIDGFARFSSVLTSFMSDHREQLITVVDSAGKIMATTAAQPLGLVDTLAGAQSFGEAGAKVFATGKFNITAVATFAGPMPYSLQDCPVYGNTQGARCAESAPSGEVPDQPEDVLARPAADLPVTPFTAPAPHLPTNSFLPPGPGLPQSAPIPTEPLPAEAVPGAAPASAVVDADRQAHALAVLQDELAPPAGAPSTQPNIATVLMLGPLVRGTEVQVS
- a CDS encoding MCE family protein, with translation MNRNGRWQSWAKLGAFGTAGVLSAVLVINTLSVPVRGSTVTYQAQFTSVEGLNAGNPVTMNGIRIGRVDSIRFAPNADGTSRADVDIEVSSDFTLTSNVTAAVRYGDMLGARYVALADPGGAIMDVSTDEPPARLAAGGVIPLAQTSPAVDLTALLNGFKPLFDALAPEQVNTLTRGFVETFSGQAQTLTTLLTQIAAMTSSLSNNAGIFTQLIDNMSTLMRTMNTRQPQLEQMLHGLNRLSAAVTSGDRQFEMLIDQGNAVLATLANTVNNSSAAYGDTITNLDAMLQAWQPNTEQFTTLLARLPEFGDAINRTSSYGGFVSLYLCNFTLKIRSHEANIFGSRHSEVCL
- a CDS encoding MlaE family ABC transporter permease, producing the protein MTAVTSSAALQRISRPAVAGYNALAVAGQHVTFYAKVLRSLPYALVRYRKHTLGQIGEVTFGTSSLLSGGGTIGIVFAMSLAAAMMLGVETQRGLDLVGMNTLSGMLAAIANTRELAPVVVAIALAAKVGTGFTAQIGAMRISDEIDALDAMALRSIPYLVGTRVLASVVCVIPIYMIGLLASYLSTRTVVVFFNGASPGTYDYFFHLALGPRDLLYSGIKAIVFAIVVALVHCTYGYFASGGPAGVGQAAGRALRTAILAVGILDVLLTFALWGLVPEIPGMGM